Genomic DNA from Candidatus Omnitrophota bacterium:
GAGATGATCCAGGCGCTGGCCAAAAAGATGCTGGACAACGGCATCAAGCCGGAGCTCGAGGTCTTTGACCTGGGGATGATCAACTACGCCCATTACCTGATCCAGAAAGGGCTGATCAAGCCGCCTTACTATTTCAACCTGATCCTGGGCAACATCGCCTGCGCGCAGGCCAACCTGCTAAGCCTGGGGCTCATGATCAAGGAACTCCCTCCGGATTCCATCTGGTCTGTGGGGGGGATCGGCGGGGCCCAATTGAAAATGAACGCCATCGGCATCATCGAGGGAGGCGGCGTGCGCATCGGGCTGGAGGACAACATCTACCTGGACAGCGAAAGGACCCATCTGGCCACCAACAGCGAACTGGTCAGGCGCATCATCGGCATCGCCAAGGTCATGGGCCGCGTCCCGTATTCGCACCGGGAGGCCAGGAAAATCCTGGGGGTGGCCTGATGGAAAATCCGACCCAACGCCCTTCGATCCTCGGCAAGATCCGGAACAAATTCCGCCACGGCCTGATCTTCCTCGTCATGAGCGACTACCTCAAGAAGATGGGTATCGAGATCACGCCGTTCTACTGGATGAGGGAAACCATCCCCGACCAATCCCCGGCCGGGATGGAGACCAATTTTCGCGATTTTGATTTCTCCTTCTTCGGC
This window encodes:
- a CDS encoding 3-keto-5-aminohexanoate cleavage protein; translated protein: MNKQFILNFTPTGMIPTKAMTPHVPILVPEIVEQVTEAAGQGANMAHVHARNPQDESPTYEKEIYADIIRGIRAKNKDLVICVSTSGRNFPEFEKRSACLDLTGDLKPDFGSLTLSSLNFNKQASINSPEMIQALAKKMLDNGIKPELEVFDLGMINYAHYLIQKGLIKPPYYFNLILGNIACAQANLLSLGLMIKELPPDSIWSVGGIGGAQLKMNAIGIIEGGGVRIGLEDNIYLDSERTHLATNSELVRRIIGIAKVMGRVPYSHREARKILGVA